A region from the Bacillus sp. BGMRC 2118 genome encodes:
- a CDS encoding HEAT repeat domain-containing protein, with the protein MDQAISWLLFIILFFLVWLFILFIYLTTRKALENSRHRKIEHYKEKYREVLFQYLYKGQKSKLLMPDNTIKYAALEELLSDFANVTQGGDLQQRMTTYAEKYFWEEYTKKLSHRRWSVRMNVLYNIEAFQMIKFRDKLGEIFENKRKISEPEEIQLIKLLTKFDHPKLYEYIISSSRIYPDFIYRMLFSEMSETTFNYFLTKFQDLPNFIKNTIIDVLGIQNRLEYGEFLTKQLKQPDDELRIRTLKALAHILYPIPITEIEKHSNSSLFEERIMTLKICAAVRRNEYIPLLISKMSDPIFAVRKQAGYSISRYPNANEIFQEILDTSDDAFAKDMAKEWLERGIDHGNST; encoded by the coding sequence ATGGATCAAGCAATTAGTTGGCTATTATTCATTATTCTATTTTTTTTAGTTTGGCTATTTATTCTTTTTATTTACTTAACAACACGAAAGGCTTTAGAAAATTCTAGACATAGAAAAATAGAACATTATAAAGAAAAATATCGAGAAGTATTGTTTCAATATTTGTACAAAGGTCAAAAGTCAAAGTTGTTAATGCCTGACAACACAATAAAGTATGCAGCGTTAGAAGAACTTTTGAGTGATTTCGCAAATGTGACTCAAGGGGGAGACCTACAACAGAGAATGACTACTTATGCAGAGAAGTACTTTTGGGAAGAGTATACTAAAAAACTTTCCCACCGCAGATGGAGTGTTCGAATGAATGTGTTATACAACATTGAAGCATTTCAGATGATAAAATTCAGAGATAAATTAGGGGAAATATTTGAGAATAAACGAAAGATAAGTGAACCAGAGGAAATACAGCTTATAAAACTATTAACTAAATTTGATCATCCAAAGCTTTATGAATACATTATTTCATCCTCAAGAATATACCCTGATTTTATTTATCGTATGTTATTCAGTGAGATGTCCGAAACAACATTCAATTATTTTCTGACTAAGTTTCAAGATTTGCCTAACTTTATAAAGAATACGATCATTGATGTACTAGGAATACAAAATCGACTGGAATATGGAGAGTTCTTGACAAAGCAGTTAAAACAACCAGATGATGAACTTCGCATTCGTACGTTAAAGGCATTAGCACACATATTGTATCCGATCCCCATCACGGAGATAGAAAAGCATAGTAATTCTTCGTTATTTGAAGAGCGAATTATGACTCTTAAAATTTGTGCTGCTGTCCGAAGAAACGAATACATTCCACTATTAATCAGTAAGATGAGTGATCCGATATTCGCAGTTCGGAAGCAAGCAGGCTATTCCATTTCACGTTATCCGAATGCCAATGAAATCTTTCAAGAAATATTGGATACTTCAGATGATGCGTTTGCCAAGGATATGGCTAAGGAATGGCTGGAGAGAGGAATAGACCATGGAAATTCTACGTGA
- a CDS encoding diguanylate cyclase codes for MEKYQRSLIENIRKQITLWFETELPQDIPNLEVYRFLHSVTGTAGTIGLQEISDVSRYLFQRVKEDDDRVWQQKSLRDYLMPLLSLCNVEETREITTEQLNPKSVSSSKPLVLLIDDDTTLLMYLKEELEKQDMMVIAISDLNRAILSLYDLRPECVVIDVYMKSELGFDILTHLKETMHHQLIPVVMMSVHNSKETRIRSFQMGADDFIGKPFDVDELIVRIKRQLERKSLIDQLVLVDELTRVHNRKYLITTFEQLKNNYKESFSLAILDIDHFKKVNDTYGHHAGDDVLKEFAQFIKGKLKAYESIVRLGGEEFVLLLPKTGSLEAKQYVEGLQKIFSEQSFTFGEDQINITFSSGIVEVQNNETSLSDWLKKADSALYEAKSSGRNCVRISSSDQTELYKKQIRVGIVDDDPIIRTMLTEIVDKLQGETIQLDIQSFKDGLDFFGSDWYTSDEPYIIILDGIMPKMDGLEILQRLRNERSTEQYIVVMLTSRKSENDISRALQLGADDYLTKPFNLLELEARLKRFMQRLK; via the coding sequence GTGGAAAAGTACCAAAGAAGTCTAATTGAAAATATACGAAAACAAATAACTTTATGGTTTGAAACAGAATTACCTCAAGATATCCCAAATCTTGAGGTTTATCGCTTTTTACACTCTGTTACAGGAACAGCAGGAACAATTGGCCTTCAAGAAATTTCGGATGTCTCGAGGTATTTATTTCAACGAGTAAAAGAAGACGATGACAGAGTTTGGCAGCAAAAGTCACTCCGAGATTATTTAATGCCCCTGTTGTCTCTATGCAATGTAGAAGAAACAAGGGAAATTACAACAGAACAATTAAATCCAAAATCTGTGTCAAGCTCAAAACCACTAGTATTACTAATTGATGATGATACAACACTGTTAATGTACTTAAAAGAAGAGCTAGAGAAGCAAGATATGATGGTCATTGCTATATCTGATTTAAACCGTGCTATTTTATCTCTGTACGACCTTAGACCAGAGTGTGTGGTAATTGATGTATATATGAAATCTGAACTCGGGTTTGATATCTTAACTCACCTGAAAGAAACGATGCACCATCAACTAATTCCTGTTGTAATGATGAGTGTGCATAACTCAAAAGAAACGAGAATTCGAAGTTTTCAGATGGGCGCAGATGATTTTATAGGAAAACCATTTGACGTTGATGAATTAATTGTTCGTATTAAAAGACAACTTGAGAGAAAATCATTAATTGACCAACTAGTGTTAGTAGATGAGTTAACACGCGTGCATAATCGCAAATATCTTATAACTACCTTTGAACAATTAAAGAACAATTATAAAGAATCCTTTAGCTTAGCAATCTTAGATATAGACCATTTTAAAAAGGTTAATGATACATATGGGCATCATGCTGGTGATGATGTGTTGAAGGAATTTGCCCAATTTATTAAAGGGAAATTGAAAGCCTATGAAAGTATTGTCAGGTTAGGAGGGGAAGAATTCGTCTTATTACTTCCCAAAACAGGAAGTCTAGAAGCAAAGCAATATGTAGAAGGATTGCAAAAAATATTTTCAGAGCAAAGCTTTACATTTGGTGAAGATCAGATCAATATTACCTTCTCAAGTGGAATCGTAGAAGTGCAAAACAATGAGACGTCATTATCTGATTGGTTAAAGAAGGCAGACTCTGCATTATATGAGGCAAAATCATCAGGAAGAAATTGTGTCAGAATTAGCTCCTCAGATCAAACGGAACTTTATAAAAAACAAATACGAGTTGGAATTGTAGATGATGATCCAATCATTCGCACGATGTTGACGGAGATTGTTGATAAGCTTCAAGGTGAGACGATTCAACTTGATATTCAATCATTTAAGGATGGTTTGGATTTTTTTGGATCTGATTGGTATACAAGTGATGAGCCTTATATCATTATCCTGGATGGAATTATGCCGAAAATGGATGGATTAGAAATCTTACAAAGGCTAAGAAATGAACGAAGTACTGAACAATATATCGTAGTGATGTTAACATCTAGAAAGAGTGAAAATGACATTTCAAGAGCACTTCAGCTCGGAGCAGATGACTATTTGACAAAACCGTTTAACTTATTGGAATTAGAGGCAAGACTGAAACGATTTATGCAGAGGTTAAAGTAA
- a CDS encoding chemotaxis protein CheV, producing the protein MTDQKGILLESGTNELELVEFTIGDNSFGINVIKVREIINPSPVTKIPQSHPHIEGIINIRGEVLPVVNVAKVLGYPASNKPELEKFIVAEFNKTKVAFHVHSVTQIHRISWNEIEKPTDIYQGLESHIIGVIKQENGMLLLLDFEKMIVDINPATGINSDQIKKLGKRERSDKRILVAEDSPLLRKLIHDTLAEAGYTNVEFFENGVEALSYLESNKELIENYVQIVITDIEMPQMDGHHLTKRIKEDPSLAKLPVIIFSSLITDDLKHKGQRVGANAQVSKPEIAELVQLIDKYIL; encoded by the coding sequence ATGACAGACCAAAAAGGGATATTACTTGAAAGCGGTACGAATGAATTAGAACTTGTGGAATTTACAATCGGAGATAATAGTTTTGGAATCAATGTTATAAAAGTCAGAGAAATTATTAATCCGTCTCCAGTAACAAAAATCCCCCAATCCCATCCCCATATTGAGGGAATTATTAATATCCGAGGTGAAGTTCTGCCAGTTGTGAATGTTGCTAAAGTTCTTGGATACCCGGCATCAAATAAACCAGAACTAGAAAAATTTATCGTAGCTGAATTTAATAAAACAAAAGTTGCTTTCCATGTTCATTCCGTCACTCAAATCCATCGTATCTCATGGAATGAAATTGAGAAACCAACAGATATTTATCAAGGTTTAGAAAGTCATATTATTGGGGTAATTAAACAAGAGAATGGTATGCTACTGTTACTTGATTTTGAGAAGATGATTGTAGACATCAACCCTGCAACAGGGATTAATAGTGACCAAATTAAAAAGCTTGGAAAACGAGAGCGTTCAGACAAACGGATTCTTGTTGCTGAGGATTCTCCGCTTCTAAGAAAATTAATTCATGACACATTAGCTGAGGCAGGCTATACAAACGTTGAATTCTTCGAAAATGGTGTAGAGGCACTATCATATTTAGAAAGTAACAAAGAATTGATCGAAAATTATGTTCAAATTGTGATTACAGATATTGAAATGCCTCAAATGGATGGACATCATTTAACCAAACGTATAAAAGAAGATCCTAGTTTAGCTAAACTTCCAGTTATTATCTTTTCATCACTGATTACTGATGACTTGAAGCATAAAGGACAACGAGTTGGAGCAAATGCTCAAGTAAGTAAGCCCGAAATTGCAGAACTTGTTCAGCTTATTGATAAATATATTTTATAA
- a CDS encoding glycosyltransferase family 2 protein → MEILRDIWLSLIWFGGWFIFFYMAFVILFYTAMLLISFVHLRSQYQLDDSEPYDDLLNVSYTKPISILVPAFNESAGIYGSIRSLLSIEYPEFEVIVINDGSKDDTLEKMITRFSMVKVNRVVQKKLETKEIKGVYQSTIYNHLFLIDKVNGGKADSLNAGINMSSYPYFCSLDGDSVLERDAFLKVMKPIIDSDGDVIASGGSIRIANGCKIESGEIVKIGLSSKPLVVMQVIEYLRAFLMGRIGMSRHNLLLIVSGAFGVFSKKWVIDAGGYNHKTVGEDMELVVRLHRLIKERREKKKIVYVADPVCWTEAPESYKFLRRQRTRWHRGLFESLWAHKKLMFNPKYGSIGFISMPYFLFIEFLGPVIELIGFIIMVVSIFIGGIYFEFAILLFLMSILYGSVFSMMAVLLEEWSLRKFPKVMDIVRLVFFSLTETLWYRPLTVLWRCEGIWHIVIRKRGWGEMIRKGVSNET, encoded by the coding sequence ATGGAAATTCTACGTGATATATGGCTAAGTTTAATATGGTTTGGGGGATGGTTTATCTTCTTTTATATGGCTTTTGTGATTTTGTTTTATACAGCTATGTTATTGATATCGTTTGTTCATTTACGAAGTCAATATCAATTAGATGATTCAGAGCCATATGATGACCTATTAAACGTTAGTTATACAAAACCAATATCGATTCTAGTACCAGCCTTTAACGAATCTGCTGGAATTTATGGGAGTATTCGGTCTCTTCTAAGTATTGAATACCCAGAATTTGAAGTGATCGTCATTAATGATGGGTCAAAAGATGATACGTTAGAAAAAATGATTACCCGGTTTAGTATGGTAAAAGTGAATAGAGTAGTACAAAAGAAATTGGAAACAAAAGAGATAAAAGGCGTATATCAATCAACCATTTATAATCATTTATTTTTAATTGATAAAGTAAATGGAGGAAAAGCTGATTCTTTAAATGCAGGTATCAATATGTCTTCCTATCCTTATTTCTGCTCATTAGATGGAGATTCTGTCTTAGAAAGAGATGCCTTCTTAAAAGTAATGAAACCAATCATTGATTCAGACGGTGATGTAATTGCATCAGGAGGAAGTATACGTATTGCGAATGGCTGTAAAATTGAAAGTGGTGAGATTGTAAAGATTGGATTATCATCTAAGCCATTAGTTGTCATGCAAGTGATTGAATATTTAAGAGCATTTTTAATGGGCAGAATTGGTATGAGCCGTCATAATTTATTATTAATTGTCTCCGGTGCCTTTGGTGTATTTTCAAAAAAATGGGTCATTGATGCTGGAGGATACAATCATAAAACAGTCGGTGAAGATATGGAGCTTGTCGTTAGGCTACATCGCCTAATTAAAGAGCGAAGAGAAAAAAAGAAGATTGTTTACGTAGCAGATCCTGTTTGCTGGACTGAAGCACCAGAAAGTTATAAATTCCTGCGAAGACAACGAACAAGGTGGCATCGTGGTTTATTTGAGAGTTTATGGGCACATAAGAAACTTATGTTTAATCCGAAGTATGGAAGCATCGGTTTCATCTCAATGCCGTACTTTCTTTTTATTGAGTTTTTAGGACCTGTGATTGAATTAATAGGATTTATCATCATGGTTGTTTCCATTTTTATTGGGGGAATCTATTTTGAATTTGCAATTCTTCTATTCTTAATGTCAATTTTATATGGATCTGTATTCTCCATGATGGCAGTGTTATTAGAAGAATGGAGTTTGAGAAAATTTCCAAAAGTAATGGACATCGTCAGACTCGTATTCTTCTCCCTAACAGAGACTCTTTGGTATCGCCCACTAACAGTGTTATGGAGATGTGAGGGAATATGGCATATCGTAATTCGTAAAAGAGGATGGGGCGAAATGATTAGAAAAGGTGTATCAAATGAAACATAA
- a CDS encoding MFS transporter: protein MFLSLPVISWALYDFANTIFSSNITTIFFPFYLQEVIGKDEVLNQVASTFITYSNAIASFFLVIFSPLFGVLIDRTNQKKKYLVPFALISITATILMGVFATFIPDATVGLILVLLSFVIAKFFYNSSLVFYDPMISDLGNEREVPLLSGYGVAIGYLGTLIGLTVYPLVGDGGFHEAFIPTGILFLLFSLPLFFFYKDQPRKKVVEKKSFISGYGEILETFKDMKSQYKGIFLFMIAYFFFNDAIATAISVMAIYAKAIVGFSTGMFILLYLVSTISSIIGSFIFGYITRNVGAKKAVTTVAIILLIALIIATLATNQGLFWVAGSLYGVAMGAMWVTSRTLIVELTPIEKRGQFFGLFAFSGKVSSIVGPLIYGTITLLLKDYGNMASRLALASLILLVLCGLYFHLRVPYKKA from the coding sequence ATGTTTCTTTCATTACCGGTCATTTCCTGGGCATTGTACGATTTTGCTAACACAATTTTTTCTTCAAACATTACCACAATCTTTTTTCCTTTCTATTTGCAGGAGGTTATTGGGAAGGATGAAGTCTTAAATCAAGTAGCCAGTACATTTATTACGTATTCAAATGCGATCGCGAGCTTTTTTCTCGTCATTTTCTCACCGTTATTTGGAGTATTAATCGATCGAACTAATCAGAAGAAAAAGTATTTGGTACCTTTTGCATTAATTTCAATAACTGCTACGATCTTAATGGGTGTATTTGCAACATTCATCCCAGATGCTACCGTTGGACTTATTCTTGTTTTATTATCATTTGTTATTGCGAAATTCTTCTATAATTCTAGCTTAGTTTTCTACGACCCAATGATTTCTGACTTAGGAAATGAACGTGAAGTCCCTCTACTCTCAGGGTATGGAGTCGCAATTGGCTATTTAGGTACATTAATCGGTTTGACTGTGTATCCATTAGTTGGAGATGGAGGATTCCATGAAGCATTTATACCAACAGGTATTTTATTTCTATTGTTTTCCCTACCCCTCTTCTTCTTTTATAAAGACCAGCCTAGAAAAAAGGTTGTCGAGAAAAAGAGTTTTATTAGTGGCTATGGTGAGATATTAGAGACATTTAAGGATATGAAAAGTCAATATAAAGGCATATTCTTATTTATGATTGCTTATTTCTTCTTCAATGATGCTATTGCTACTGCGATATCTGTAATGGCCATATATGCGAAAGCGATTGTTGGCTTCTCAACAGGAATGTTTATCTTACTGTACTTAGTATCAACGATTTCAAGCATCATCGGTTCCTTTATTTTTGGGTATATTACCCGAAATGTAGGTGCGAAGAAAGCAGTAACAACAGTAGCAATTATTCTTCTTATTGCTCTGATAATAGCAACACTTGCAACAAATCAAGGGCTATTTTGGGTTGCAGGGAGTTTATACGGTGTTGCGATGGGAGCTATGTGGGTTACTTCTAGAACATTAATAGTGGAGCTCACTCCAATAGAAAAAAGAGGGCAATTCTTTGGATTATTTGCCTTCTCAGGAAAAGTATCCTCCATTGTTGGTCCGCTAATTTATGGTACGATTACACTCTTGCTTAAAGATTATGGAAACATGGCAAGTAGACTTGCTCTCGCCTCACTTATTCTCTTAGTACTTTGTGGATTGTATTTTCACCTGCGAGTACCCTATAAAAAAGCATAA